One part of the Vicinamibacteria bacterium genome encodes these proteins:
- a CDS encoding adenylate/guanylate cyclase domain-containing protein, translated as MIELVYKEGGQEKVYPVHKEEIVLGRSPQADIVLNDHSVSRVHATISFKGNEITIRDAKSRNGTCVNKVSVLEAPLQPGDRVVLGNFELELREGQSAIESVLLEEKGGILESSGALIRRPQELEQLLQAPVPSAEKAPPAVIDELERNNRILRMVTQVAQALISEDNLDGLLHKVMDLVLENIAGARGMLGLFEGEQLIPRVVKYRETAPEGDKIQIPRSIPERVRTEKVSVLVTDALSDQRFDPSASIVRLGVRSAMCVPLWDRERVIGIIYVDYGFKPGTYTTTDLDLLGAFANYAAVAIERQRLTEKIQEEQATRAKLERYHSPGVIETILKGGGGALDRLEMQECHATVCFTDLVGFTTMAEGMEPHEVGRTINEYFGELTECIFKYEGTLDKYIGDCIMAVFGAPLPQSDHAVRGVRTALEMHRMVDELNAERAGLPQIQLRTGINSGRVVAGDIGSPKRKDYSVLGDAVNLASRLEGHVAHPSWIVIGENTYAEVKDFFECESLGPQTVKGKKREIGAYRVLSEKPGAFP; from the coding sequence ATGATCGAGCTTGTCTACAAAGAGGGCGGACAGGAGAAGGTCTACCCCGTCCACAAGGAAGAGATCGTCCTGGGCCGGTCGCCCCAGGCGGACATCGTGTTGAACGACCACTCCGTCTCCCGCGTTCACGCCACCATCTCGTTCAAGGGGAACGAGATCACGATTCGCGACGCCAAGAGCCGGAACGGAACCTGCGTGAACAAGGTGAGCGTGCTCGAGGCGCCGCTCCAGCCGGGGGACCGGGTCGTGCTCGGGAACTTCGAGCTCGAGCTCCGGGAGGGCCAGTCGGCCATAGAGAGCGTCCTCCTCGAGGAGAAGGGGGGCATCCTAGAGTCGAGCGGGGCCCTCATCCGGCGTCCCCAGGAGCTCGAGCAGCTCCTGCAAGCCCCCGTGCCCTCGGCGGAAAAGGCCCCCCCCGCGGTCATCGACGAGCTCGAACGCAACAACCGCATCCTGCGGATGGTGACCCAGGTCGCCCAGGCCCTCATCTCCGAAGACAACCTGGATGGACTCCTCCACAAGGTCATGGACCTCGTGCTGGAGAACATCGCCGGCGCGCGGGGCATGCTCGGGCTTTTCGAGGGAGAGCAACTCATCCCCCGGGTCGTGAAGTACCGCGAGACCGCCCCGGAGGGGGACAAGATCCAGATCCCGCGGTCGATTCCGGAGAGGGTGAGGACGGAGAAGGTCTCCGTCCTGGTGACGGACGCCTTGAGCGACCAGCGCTTCGACCCTTCCGCCTCCATCGTGAGGCTGGGGGTCCGCTCCGCGATGTGCGTGCCCCTCTGGGACCGGGAGCGGGTCATCGGAATCATCTACGTGGACTATGGGTTCAAGCCCGGCACCTACACAACCACGGACCTGGACCTCCTGGGCGCCTTCGCAAACTACGCGGCCGTCGCCATCGAGCGCCAGCGCCTCACGGAAAAGATCCAGGAAGAACAGGCCACCCGGGCCAAGCTCGAGCGCTACCACTCCCCGGGGGTCATCGAGACGATCCTCAAGGGCGGCGGGGGCGCGCTCGACCGCCTGGAGATGCAGGAATGCCACGCCACGGTGTGCTTCACCGATCTTGTGGGGTTCACCACCATGGCGGAGGGCATGGAGCCGCACGAGGTCGGCCGCACCATCAACGAGTACTTTGGAGAGCTGACGGAATGCATCTTCAAGTACGAAGGCACCCTGGACAAATACATTGGGGACTGCATCATGGCCGTCTTCGGGGCGCCGCTGCCCCAGAGCGACCACGCGGTAAGGGGGGTGCGGACGGCGCTCGAGATGCACCGCATGGTCGACGAGCTCAACGCCGAGCGGGCAGGGCTCCCCCAGATCCAGCTACGCACGGGCATCAACAGCGGGCGGGTGGTGGCGGGGGACATCGGGTCCCCCAAGCGGAAGGACTACAGCGTGCTCGGGGACGCCGTCAACCTGGCCTCGCGGCTCGAGGGACATGTGGCGCACCCCAGCTGGATCGTGATCGGGGAGAACACCTACGCGGAGGTCAAGGACTTCTTCGAGTGCGAGTCGCTGGGACCGCAGACGGTCAAGGGCAAGAAGCGCGAGATCGGCGCCTACCGGGTCCTCAGCGAGAAGCCAGGGGCCTTCCCCTAA